Proteins encoded within one genomic window of bacterium:
- a CDS encoding acyl-CoA carboxylase subunit beta: MQEILKKLEEKRAGARLGGGRARIEAHHAKGKLTARERIELLLDEGSFEEWDMFVEHRCTDFDMGDKTVPGDGVVTGYGTVHGRAVFIFSQDFTVFGGALSEAHAEKICKIMDHAMRVGVPVIGINDSGGARIHEGVVSLAGYADVFQRNVLASGVVPQISIVMGPCAGGAVYSPAMTDFIFMVKDTSYMFVTGPDVVKTVTHEQVTHEELGGSVTHATRSGVADGIFENDVEALLLMRRFLNFLPLNNRQKPPVLATNDPAERVEWSLDTLVPDSPNKPYDIKELITKVLDDGEFFELKAEYAKNIVTGFGRMQGATVGIVANQPMVLAGCLDINSSDKGARFVRFCDAFNIPIITFVDVPGFMPGTAQEYGGIIRHGAKLLYAFAECTVPKVTVITRKAYGGAYDVMSSKHLRGDVNFAWPTAEIAVMGPKGAVEIIFRKDAADPAKLAERTEEYRQKFANPFIAGHRGYIDDVILPRDTRTRICRSLAMLRDKKLENPWRKHGNIPL, translated from the coding sequence ATGCAGGAGATTCTGAAGAAGCTGGAGGAGAAGCGCGCCGGGGCGCGGCTCGGGGGCGGGCGGGCCCGCATCGAGGCCCACCACGCCAAGGGCAAGCTCACCGCGCGCGAGCGCATCGAGCTGCTCCTCGACGAGGGCTCCTTCGAGGAGTGGGACATGTTCGTGGAGCACCGCTGCACGGACTTCGACATGGGCGACAAGACGGTGCCCGGCGACGGCGTGGTCACCGGCTACGGCACGGTGCACGGGCGCGCGGTGTTCATCTTCTCGCAGGACTTCACGGTCTTCGGCGGCGCGCTCTCGGAGGCGCACGCCGAGAAGATCTGCAAGATCATGGACCACGCGATGCGCGTGGGCGTGCCGGTGATCGGCATCAACGACTCGGGCGGCGCGCGCATCCACGAGGGCGTCGTCTCGCTGGCCGGCTACGCCGACGTCTTCCAGCGCAACGTGCTGGCCTCGGGGGTCGTGCCGCAGATCTCGATCGTCATGGGGCCCTGCGCCGGCGGCGCCGTCTACTCGCCGGCGATGACCGACTTCATCTTCATGGTCAAGGACACCTCCTACATGTTCGTGACCGGCCCCGACGTGGTCAAGACCGTCACGCACGAGCAGGTCACGCACGAGGAGCTCGGCGGCTCGGTGACGCACGCCACGCGCTCGGGCGTCGCCGACGGGATCTTCGAGAACGATGTCGAGGCGCTGCTGCTGATGCGCCGCTTCCTCAACTTCCTGCCGCTGAACAACCGCCAGAAGCCGCCCGTGCTCGCCACGAACGACCCCGCCGAGCGCGTGGAGTGGTCGCTCGACACGCTCGTGCCCGACAGCCCGAACAAGCCCTACGACATCAAGGAGCTGATCACGAAGGTCCTCGACGACGGGGAGTTCTTCGAGCTCAAGGCCGAGTACGCGAAGAACATCGTCACCGGCTTCGGCCGGATGCAGGGCGCGACGGTGGGCATCGTCGCCAACCAGCCGATGGTGCTCGCCGGCTGCCTCGACATCAACTCCTCGGACAAGGGCGCGCGCTTCGTGCGCTTCTGCGACGCCTTCAACATCCCGATCATCACCTTCGTCGACGTGCCGGGCTTCATGCCGGGCACGGCGCAGGAGTACGGCGGCATCATCCGCCACGGCGCGAAGCTGCTCTACGCCTTCGCCGAGTGCACGGTGCCCAAGGTCACGGTCATCACGCGCAAGGCCTACGGCGGCGCCTACGACGTCATGAGTTCCAAGCACCTGCGCGGCGACGTGAACTTCGCCTGGCCGACCGCCGAGATCGCGGTCATGGGGCCGAAGGGGGCGGTCGAGATCATCTTCCGCAAGGACGCCGCGGACCCCGCGAAGCTCGCCGAGCGCACCGAGGAGTACCGGCAGAAGTTCGCCAACCCCTTCATCGCCGGGCACCGCGGCTACATCGACGACGTGATCCTGCCGCGGGACACGCGCACGCGGATCTGCCGCTCGCTGGCAATGCTGCGCGACAAGAAGCTGGAGAACCCATGGCGCAAACACGGCAACATCCCGCTGTGA
- a CDS encoding acetyl/propionyl/methylcrotonyl-CoA carboxylase subunit alpha, which translates to MFGKILIANRGEIACRVIATAKRLGIRTVAVYSDADRDALHVRLADEAVHIGPPPAAQSYLLADRIIAACKQTGAEAVHPGYGFLSENPRFAEALAAAGIVFIGPPPTAVAAMGDKVTSKKIAADAGVNVIPGALDVMRDADHAVEIARAIGYPVMLKASAGGGGKGMRIAHNDRECREGFARSSSEAASSFGDARVFVEKFIEQPRHIEIQVIADAYGSTLYLNERECSVQRRHQKVLEESPSPFLDAATRRAMGEQAVALARAVGYTSAGTVEFVVDARRNFYFLEMNTRLQVEHPVTEFVTGLDLVELMLLVAAGERLPLTQEQVRLDGWAVEARVYAEDPFRKFLPSTGRLVRYAPPPTGEGVRVDTGVYEGGEVSMYYDPMIAKLVTHGASRDEALLRLRTALDRFVIRGVQHNISFLTALVQHPRFVEGRITTNFIAEEYPNGFHPGDVPHENPSLIAAVAAAIHRLHSDREATVSGQLPGHERVVPDEWVVLAGGESVPARVVAVPGGHDVTWQGALYAVRSDWRFGEPLFTGTVNNAPVAVQVERRGIGYRLSHSGSQSDVLVLSRREAELQALMPHKPPPDLSRFLLSPMPGLLVSIAVAPGQEVKEGEVLAVVEAMKMENTLLAQRDAVVAAVLARKGDSLAVDQPILEFKQ; encoded by the coding sequence GTGTTCGGTAAGATACTCATCGCGAACCGGGGCGAGATCGCCTGCCGCGTCATCGCGACGGCGAAGCGCCTCGGCATCAGGACCGTCGCCGTCTACTCCGACGCCGACCGCGACGCGCTGCACGTGCGGCTCGCCGACGAGGCCGTGCACATCGGCCCGCCGCCGGCCGCGCAGAGCTACCTGCTGGCGGACCGCATCATCGCGGCCTGCAAACAGACGGGCGCCGAGGCGGTGCACCCGGGCTACGGGTTCCTCTCGGAAAATCCGCGCTTCGCCGAGGCGCTCGCGGCCGCCGGGATCGTCTTCATCGGCCCGCCCCCGACCGCGGTCGCCGCGATGGGCGACAAGGTCACCTCGAAGAAGATCGCGGCGGACGCCGGCGTCAACGTGATCCCCGGGGCCCTCGACGTGATGCGCGACGCCGACCACGCCGTGGAGATCGCGCGCGCGATCGGCTACCCGGTCATGCTCAAGGCCAGCGCGGGCGGCGGCGGCAAGGGGATGCGCATCGCGCACAACGACCGCGAGTGCCGCGAGGGCTTCGCGCGCTCCTCCAGCGAGGCGGCCTCGAGCTTCGGGGACGCGCGCGTCTTCGTCGAGAAGTTCATCGAGCAACCGCGGCACATCGAGATCCAGGTCATCGCGGACGCCTACGGCAGCACGCTGTACCTCAACGAGCGCGAGTGCTCGGTGCAGCGGCGCCACCAGAAGGTGCTCGAGGAGTCGCCCTCGCCGTTCCTCGACGCCGCCACCCGCCGCGCCATGGGCGAGCAGGCCGTGGCGCTGGCGCGCGCCGTCGGCTACACCTCGGCGGGCACGGTCGAGTTCGTGGTCGACGCGCGGCGCAACTTCTACTTCCTCGAGATGAACACGCGGCTGCAGGTCGAGCACCCGGTCACCGAGTTCGTCACCGGTCTCGACCTCGTGGAGCTGATGCTGCTCGTCGCCGCGGGCGAGCGCCTGCCGCTGACGCAGGAGCAGGTGCGGCTCGACGGCTGGGCCGTGGAGGCGCGCGTCTACGCCGAGGACCCGTTCCGCAAGTTCCTCCCGTCCACCGGCCGGCTGGTGCGCTACGCGCCGCCGCCGACGGGCGAGGGCGTGCGGGTCGACACCGGCGTCTACGAGGGCGGCGAGGTCTCGATGTACTACGACCCGATGATCGCCAAGCTCGTCACCCACGGTGCGAGCCGCGACGAGGCCCTGCTGCGGCTGCGCACCGCGCTCGACCGCTTCGTGATCCGCGGCGTGCAGCACAACATCAGCTTCCTCACCGCGCTCGTGCAGCACCCCCGCTTCGTCGAGGGCAGGATCACGACGAACTTCATCGCCGAGGAGTACCCGAACGGCTTCCACCCCGGGGATGTGCCCCACGAGAACCCGTCGCTCATCGCCGCCGTCGCCGCAGCGATCCATCGGCTGCACAGCGACCGCGAGGCGACGGTCTCCGGGCAGCTCCCGGGGCACGAGCGCGTCGTGCCGGACGAGTGGGTGGTGCTCGCGGGCGGCGAGTCCGTCCCGGCGCGCGTCGTCGCGGTCCCCGGGGGCCACGACGTCACCTGGCAGGGCGCGCTCTACGCCGTGCGCAGCGACTGGCGCTTCGGAGAGCCGCTGTTCACCGGCACCGTCAACAACGCCCCCGTGGCCGTGCAGGTGGAGCGGCGCGGCATCGGCTACCGCCTCAGCCACTCGGGCTCGCAGTCCGACGTGCTCGTGCTCTCGCGGCGCGAGGCCGAGCTGCAGGCGCTCATGCCGCACAAGCCGCCCCCCGACCTCTCGCGCTTCCTGCTCTCGCCGATGCCGGGGCTGCTCGTGTCGATCGCGGTCGCGCCGGGCCAGGAGGTCAAGGAGGGCGAGGTGCTGGCGGTGGTGGAAGCGATGAAGATGGAGAACACGCTGCTCGCCCAGCGGGACGCGGTGGTGGCGGCGGTGCTCGCCAGGAAGGGCGACAGTCTCGCCGTCGACCAGCCCATCCTGGAGTTCAAACAGTAG